From the genome of Streptacidiphilus rugosus AM-16, one region includes:
- the nuoN gene encoding NADH-quinone oxidoreductase subunit NuoN, translated as MTLAATVPPIPAPHIEYLQLSPMLAVFAAALVGVLAEAFVPRGRRYAAQVGIALVGLFAAFGLILYLALDGYATTKAHLAAMGAVAVDGPALFLQGVIALIAVVAVLGFAERRLEPRSGAGAPVDSFAPQAAAVPGSDAERRAANSGFATTEIYPLTMFAVGGMLLFPAASDVLTMFVALEVFSLPLYLMCALARRRRLLSQEAAVKYFLLGAFSSAFFLFGLALLYGYAGTVQLSGIADVVSGKATITPALAETTGNDALLLIGLAMLGVGLLFKVGAVPFHMWTPDVYQGAPTPVTGFMAAATKVAAFGALLRLLYVAFPGLVWDWRPVMWGVAILTMVAGAVIAVTQTDVKRLLAYSSVAHAGFILTGVIALDQHGLSAVLFYLAAYSFVTLGAFAVVTLVRDADGEATHLSRWAGLGRRSPLLAAVFALFLLAFAGIPLTSGFTGKFAVFQAAAGSGATPLVIVGVLSSAVAAFFYIRVIVLMFFSDPRPDGPTVAVPSVMTGTAIALGAVVTIVLGVLPQEFLHLANQASLFVR; from the coding sequence ATGACGCTGGCGGCGACCGTGCCGCCCATCCCCGCGCCGCACATCGAGTACCTGCAGCTGTCGCCGATGCTCGCGGTCTTCGCCGCGGCCCTGGTCGGCGTGCTGGCCGAGGCCTTCGTGCCGCGCGGCAGGCGCTACGCGGCGCAGGTCGGGATCGCGCTGGTGGGCCTGTTCGCGGCCTTCGGACTGATCCTCTACCTGGCCCTGGACGGCTACGCCACCACCAAGGCCCATCTGGCCGCGATGGGCGCGGTGGCCGTCGACGGCCCGGCGCTCTTCCTCCAGGGCGTGATCGCGCTGATCGCCGTCGTGGCGGTGCTCGGCTTCGCCGAGCGGCGGCTGGAGCCGCGGTCCGGCGCCGGCGCGCCGGTGGACTCCTTCGCGCCGCAGGCGGCCGCCGTGCCGGGCAGCGACGCGGAGCGGCGGGCGGCGAACTCCGGCTTCGCGACCACCGAGATCTACCCGCTGACCATGTTCGCGGTGGGCGGGATGCTGCTCTTCCCGGCCGCCTCGGACGTGCTGACGATGTTCGTGGCGCTGGAGGTCTTCTCCCTCCCGCTCTACCTGATGTGCGCGCTGGCGCGCCGCCGCCGGCTGCTCTCGCAGGAGGCGGCGGTCAAGTACTTCCTGCTCGGCGCGTTCTCCTCGGCCTTCTTCCTGTTCGGTCTCGCGCTGCTCTACGGCTACGCGGGCACCGTGCAGCTGAGCGGGATCGCCGACGTGGTCTCCGGCAAGGCGACGATCACCCCGGCGCTGGCCGAGACCACCGGCAACGACGCGCTGCTGCTGATCGGCCTGGCCATGCTGGGCGTCGGCCTGCTCTTCAAGGTCGGCGCGGTGCCGTTCCACATGTGGACGCCCGACGTCTACCAGGGCGCGCCGACGCCGGTCACCGGTTTCATGGCCGCCGCGACCAAGGTGGCCGCCTTCGGCGCGCTGCTGCGGCTGCTCTACGTCGCCTTCCCCGGCCTGGTCTGGGACTGGCGGCCGGTGATGTGGGGCGTGGCGATCCTGACCATGGTCGCGGGCGCGGTGATCGCGGTGACCCAGACGGACGTGAAGCGGCTGCTGGCGTACTCGTCCGTGGCGCACGCCGGGTTCATCCTCACCGGTGTGATCGCGCTGGACCAACACGGCCTGTCGGCGGTGCTGTTCTACCTGGCCGCCTACTCCTTCGTGACCCTCGGCGCCTTCGCCGTGGTCACCCTGGTGCGCGACGCGGACGGCGAGGCGACCCACCTGTCCCGCTGGGCCGGACTCGGGCGGCGCTCGCCGCTGCTGGCGGCGGTCTTCGCGCTCTTCCTGCTGGCCTTCGCGGGCATCCCGCTGACGTCCGGCTTCACCGGGAAGTTCGCGGTCTTCCAGGCCGCGGCGGGCAGCGGCGCGACGCCGCTGGTGATCGTCGGTGTGCTCTCCTCGGCCGTGGCGGCGTTCTTCTACATCAGGGTCATCGTGCTGATGTTCTTCTCCGACCCGCGCCCGGACGGTCCCACCGTGGCCGTTCCGAGCGTCATGACCGGGACGGCGATCGCGCTGGGCGCGGTGGTCACCATCGTGCTGGGCGTGCTCCCGCAGGAGTTCCTCCACCTCGCGAACCAGGCGTCACTGTTCGTCCGGTGA